In Spirobacillus cienkowskii, a genomic segment contains:
- a CDS encoding phosphatidate cytidylyltransferase — translation MLKTRLATAFVFTSIIIYILSFSPEKLFTPLFVTIVSIAILLSGTEFAALRWNIMDGSTAFEQPRPKLKLKHFAVGFSYAFIIITYYFSKIIFSHSLEKVLILPIAWTFLCFFIFAVLIYRRAADLHTASNKLLNIIAGFIYLALPATCLIELSLLQIESPYRNAQIYFCLATILMGDTGAYFIGSRFGKRKLVPKISPKKSCEGAIGGLLFSALTAIALTYLFKLSFPIWYAVLIGVFLGIAGQIGDLIESAFKRAGGYKDSSNLLPGHGGFLDRIDSLILGIPIAYAFFSFCF, via the coding sequence ATGCTTAAAACTCGATTGGCGACGGCGTTCGTTTTTACTTCAATTATTATTTACATTCTTAGTTTTTCCCCAGAAAAATTGTTTACCCCACTTTTTGTAACAATCGTAAGCATTGCTATTTTACTTTCTGGTACAGAGTTTGCTGCACTTCGCTGGAATATTATGGATGGATCTACAGCTTTTGAACAACCTCGTCCCAAACTTAAGCTAAAGCACTTTGCCGTAGGTTTTTCTTATGCCTTTATAATTATAACATATTACTTTTCAAAAATAATTTTTTCGCATAGTCTCGAAAAAGTTTTAATCCTTCCCATTGCCTGGACTTTCTTATGTTTTTTTATTTTTGCTGTTTTGATTTACCGGCGCGCCGCCGACCTTCATACTGCTTCTAATAAACTTTTAAATATAATTGCAGGCTTTATCTACCTAGCACTCCCTGCTACATGTTTAATTGAACTGAGTTTGCTACAAATAGAAAGTCCTTATCGCAATGCTCAAATTTATTTTTGTTTAGCAACAATTTTAATGGGAGATACAGGAGCATATTTTATTGGCTCGCGCTTTGGCAAAAGAAAATTAGTCCCAAAAATCTCTCCCAAGAAAAGTTGTGAAGGCGCTATTGGCGGACTTCTGTTTAGCGCACTGACCGCAATCGCCTTAACCTATCTATTTAAACTTTCGTTTCCAATATGGTATGCTGTTTTAATTGGAGTTTTTTTGGGTATTGCGGGACAAATTGGCGATCTCATTGAAAGTGCTTTTAAAAGAGCAGGGGGCTATAAGGATAGCAGCAACTTACTTCCTGGTCATGGCGGTTTTTTAGATCGTATAGACTCTTTAATTTTGGGCATACCAATTGCTTACGCATTTTTTTCGTTTTGTTTTTAA
- a CDS encoding Hsp70 family protein, which yields MNVLQFKKKSKEAALNLKYSSGEIRSIPKEVSAIGIDLGTTNSVVSVFSYGATQPVTLEYEGAALVPSMVYFDAKNNKDVVGIQAKRNLDLEPAEVIRSTKRSMGKSNSFFYSNKKTYSSEEIASLVLNYLVLHPILQQEKEKYGGIWAVITVPAHFDDAARLATIAAAEKVGIHVLRIVNEPTAAALAYSMMPEDKTIQKETLAVFDLGGGTFDVSIVDREGYVFNVLSSDGDVHLGGDDVDDAVASFLLTKVHPQLVARRASKDSELFRNLLVCAENAKKSLQVDGVVQVEHHDLDGKGSTLSSELTREHFEELVVSILEKTLYLTESALHAAKRSPKHISRILLVGGSTRLSLVRQMLSEYFSCIVDARLEPDLAVSWGASLQAAIILGIQPDTILVDVCSHTLGIGVVENSESINENFKIVAKKFGIPYPVSESELHRKLGMRIEEFNIELQKLLSVAPILFRNSALPARRSEFFNTIYNNQHAVHVVVVQGDGSTVGENRLIGAFLFELEQPCPKGTRCEIQLTYDVNGMVQVFAKQLGTKNEAKAQFDSRTGKVTGWTSISKEDLSMFGDNQENLLKELNEIDTNAPSKKLNLTENDKNILAFPFGGKASRSEKNIESDNEKSAEIINSLVLRTKRILAKLDSNSLEYLKITETLKNYSDLLLESQKGLENDSEIDQIEGDLLTLLEGK from the coding sequence ATGAATGTTCTACAATTTAAAAAAAAATCAAAAGAAGCGGCTTTAAATTTAAAATATAGTTCTGGAGAAATTCGTTCTATTCCTAAAGAAGTTTCTGCTATTGGAATTGATCTTGGTACAACAAACTCTGTTGTTTCGGTATTTTCATATGGAGCAACACAGCCTGTTACTTTAGAATATGAAGGAGCTGCGTTAGTTCCATCTATGGTCTATTTTGATGCTAAAAACAATAAAGATGTTGTTGGAATACAAGCAAAAAGAAATTTAGATTTAGAACCTGCTGAAGTTATTAGAAGTACCAAAAGAAGCATGGGAAAAAGTAACAGCTTCTTTTACTCAAATAAAAAAACATATTCATCTGAAGAAATTGCTTCGCTTGTTTTAAATTATTTAGTTTTACATCCTATTTTACAACAAGAAAAAGAAAAATATGGAGGAATTTGGGCGGTTATTACAGTGCCAGCGCATTTTGATGATGCAGCCCGTCTTGCAACAATTGCTGCAGCCGAAAAAGTGGGTATTCATGTACTACGGATTGTAAATGAACCAACTGCAGCTGCATTAGCGTATAGTATGATGCCAGAAGATAAAACAATTCAAAAAGAAACTCTTGCGGTTTTTGATCTGGGTGGTGGCACTTTTGATGTGAGTATTGTAGACAGAGAAGGCTATGTTTTTAATGTATTAAGTAGTGATGGTGATGTGCATCTTGGAGGTGATGACGTTGATGATGCTGTGGCAAGTTTTTTATTAACAAAAGTGCATCCACAGCTTGTTGCGCGCAGAGCTTCTAAAGATTCTGAGTTATTTAGAAATCTGCTGGTGTGTGCTGAAAATGCTAAAAAAAGCTTGCAAGTAGATGGTGTTGTGCAAGTTGAGCATCATGATCTTGATGGAAAAGGATCAACATTAAGTTCTGAATTGACACGAGAACATTTCGAAGAACTTGTGGTCTCTATTTTAGAAAAAACTTTATATTTGACAGAAAGTGCATTGCACGCAGCAAAAAGAAGTCCAAAACACATTTCAAGAATTTTGTTGGTTGGAGGAAGTACACGTTTAAGTTTAGTGCGACAAATGCTTTCTGAGTATTTTAGTTGTATAGTTGATGCGCGACTTGAGCCTGATCTTGCGGTCAGTTGGGGCGCTTCATTACAAGCTGCAATTATTTTAGGAATTCAACCGGATACAATTCTTGTTGACGTATGCAGCCATACCTTAGGTATTGGTGTGGTCGAAAATTCAGAATCTATAAACGAAAATTTTAAAATCGTTGCTAAGAAATTTGGGATTCCTTATCCTGTTTCTGAATCAGAGTTGCACCGCAAACTTGGTATGCGCATTGAAGAATTTAATATAGAACTGCAAAAACTACTTTCTGTTGCTCCTATTTTGTTTAGAAATAGTGCCTTGCCTGCTAGAAGATCTGAGTTTTTTAATACAATTTATAATAACCAACATGCTGTTCATGTGGTTGTTGTGCAAGGTGATGGAAGTACTGTGGGCGAAAATAGGCTAATTGGTGCGTTTTTATTTGAATTAGAACAGCCTTGTCCTAAAGGAACTCGTTGTGAAATACAATTGACATATGATGTTAATGGAATGGTTCAGGTTTTTGCCAAACAGCTAGGTACAAAAAACGAAGCCAAAGCGCAATTTGATAGTAGAACTGGTAAAGTCACAGGTTGGACATCAATTTCTAAAGAAGACTTGAGTATGTTTGGAGACAATCAAGAAAATCTACTAAAAGAATTAAATGAGATTGATACCAATGCACCGAGCAAAAAATTAAATCTTACTGAAAACGATAAAAATATTTTAGCTTTTCCTTTTGGTGGCAAAGCATCTCGTTCAGAAAAAAATATTGAATCTGATAACGAAAAATCTGCTGAAATTATTAATTCATTAGTTTTAAGAACAAAACGTATTTTAGCAAAGTTAGACTCTAATTCTTTAGAATATTTAAAAATTACTGAGACTTTAAAAAATTATTCTGATTTATTACTAGAATCTCAAAAAGGTTTAGAGAATGATTCTGAAATTGATCAGATTGAAGGTGATTTGCTTACTTTGTTAGAAGGAAAGTAG
- a CDS encoding glycosyltransferase, whose translation MKIIKTPIQNSLKSYINLSYSLENVKHFQNSVENKDFYSIFLSVVFVVRNQECYLDNILGCANAYVSSHVSDYELIVVDNASVDQSVQVLKKLTSQEGLPNLQVYALTKEVSCDTAAWVGLENALGDFVVVIDPLVEDLAFLSIMLKKAVHGADVVFAKNKQQPRQSFVYQLAKATFNLFYKSFCGIHLAKEASGSRLLSKRVINFILQHPQPSIQYRHLPVTAGFVKDHFEYSSKPIYNDPKKLGERINVSIRLLVSTTQVPMRLVTSLSLFGATANLFYTFYVLIIGITKTNIAPGWISISLQQSGMFFLISLLFLVLGEYILHMSSLSNEGPLYHVGQEFTSVHMTRKEKLNIETRVTRSETSEGVSQSKGTAF comes from the coding sequence ATGAAAATTATCAAAACGCCAATACAAAATAGTTTGAAGTCTTATATAAATTTATCCTATTCTTTAGAAAACGTGAAGCATTTTCAGAACTCAGTTGAGAATAAGGATTTTTATTCTATTTTTTTGTCTGTTGTATTTGTAGTGCGCAACCAAGAATGTTATCTAGATAACATTCTTGGTTGCGCAAATGCATATGTATCATCCCACGTCAGTGATTACGAGTTGATCGTGGTTGATAACGCTTCAGTCGATCAAAGTGTGCAAGTGCTTAAAAAACTGACTTCTCAAGAAGGGTTGCCCAATCTTCAGGTGTATGCACTGACCAAGGAAGTCAGTTGTGACACGGCAGCCTGGGTTGGCTTAGAAAATGCACTCGGTGATTTTGTTGTTGTAATCGATCCGCTAGTTGAAGATCTTGCATTTTTGTCAATAATGCTTAAAAAAGCAGTTCATGGAGCAGATGTTGTATTTGCTAAAAATAAACAACAACCGCGCCAAAGTTTTGTGTACCAATTAGCGAAAGCTACTTTTAATTTATTCTACAAGAGTTTCTGTGGTATTCACCTTGCAAAAGAGGCTTCAGGCTCCAGGCTTCTTAGCAAACGTGTTATCAATTTTATTCTTCAACATCCACAGCCTTCAATCCAATACAGGCACTTACCTGTCACTGCTGGTTTTGTGAAGGATCACTTTGAATACAGTTCCAAACCTATTTATAATGACCCAAAAAAACTCGGCGAAAGAATAAATGTGAGCATACGTTTGCTTGTTTCTACCACCCAAGTACCAATGAGACTGGTTACAAGTTTGTCTCTTTTTGGGGCTACTGCAAACTTATTTTATACTTTTTACGTACTAATTATTGGAATTACAAAAACAAATATTGCTCCGGGCTGGATCAGTATTTCACTACAGCAATCAGGTATGTTTTTCCTAATTTCGCTTTTGTTCTTGGTTCTTGGTGAATATATATTGCACATGTCGAGTTTATCAAATGAAGGCCCTCTTTATCATGTTGGTCAAGAGTTTACGAGTGTACATATGACTCGAAAAGAAAAACTTAATATAGAGACAAGGGTTACTCGCTCTGAGACTTCTGAAGGAGTCTCTCAATCTAAAGGTACAGCATTTTGA
- a CDS encoding FAD-dependent oxidoreductase produces MNEVDAVIIGGGFYGTNIAIYLVKQRGLRKVVVLEKESKLLSRASYNNQSRVHNGYHYPRSFTTAFRSRINFLKFVRNWPDAITQDFTKLYAIARRNSKVTARQFKRFCHEIGAKIQPAEASLKKIFEPNLIEDVFLAEEYAFDANRLAFWITKEVQENGIEVRLSSKALSISRSPNNTLIVSTINNNGNNDALQCRYLFNCAYSGLKHICSEFSVTEVGLKQEVTEMALLKVFPPLVNLGITVMDGPFFSLMPFPSKGLHTLSHVRYTPHFSWQDEFGIEPYKKLHEYEKLSRVERMIRDVGRYLPSILNSKYVESLFEIKTVLLKNEVDDGRPILFEKHNDLPGFYSILGGKIDNIYDVLEKLDAENIN; encoded by the coding sequence ATGAACGAGGTAGATGCCGTGATTATTGGTGGAGGGTTCTATGGAACAAACATAGCTATCTACTTAGTCAAACAACGCGGATTAAGGAAAGTCGTTGTTTTAGAAAAAGAGTCTAAACTGTTAAGCCGCGCCTCGTATAACAATCAGTCACGAGTTCATAATGGTTATCACTACCCTCGTAGCTTCACGACAGCCTTTCGAAGTCGTATTAACTTTTTAAAGTTTGTACGAAACTGGCCTGATGCAATCACACAAGATTTTACCAAGCTATATGCAATAGCAAGACGAAACTCAAAGGTGACTGCTAGACAGTTCAAGCGTTTTTGTCATGAAATTGGCGCAAAAATTCAACCTGCAGAAGCAAGTTTAAAAAAAATATTTGAACCTAATTTGATTGAAGATGTATTTCTTGCAGAAGAATATGCTTTCGATGCAAACCGTCTAGCTTTTTGGATTACAAAAGAAGTACAAGAAAATGGCATAGAAGTTCGTCTCTCTTCAAAAGCTTTGTCTATTTCTCGTTCTCCTAATAACACATTAATTGTTTCAACCATTAATAACAACGGAAATAATGACGCTCTGCAGTGTCGATACCTGTTTAATTGCGCGTACAGTGGTCTAAAACACATCTGTTCGGAATTTTCAGTTACAGAGGTTGGTCTAAAACAAGAGGTTACAGAAATGGCTCTGCTTAAAGTGTTTCCTCCTCTTGTTAATCTTGGCATAACTGTGATGGATGGGCCATTTTTTTCGCTTATGCCGTTCCCTTCTAAGGGGTTACATACACTATCACATGTTCGTTATACTCCGCATTTCAGCTGGCAGGATGAGTTTGGTATTGAGCCTTACAAGAAGCTTCACGAATATGAAAAATTGTCGCGCGTAGAGCGTATGATTAGAGATGTTGGGCGATATTTGCCATCAATATTAAATTCCAAGTATGTTGAATCGCTCTTTGAGATAAAGACAGTCCTACTTAAGAATGAAGTAGACGATGGTCGACCTATATTATTTGAAAAACATAATGATTTACCTGGTTTCTATTCTATCTTAGGAGGTAAAATAGATAATATTTACGATGTACTGGAGAAACTTGATGCTGAAAATATTAATTAA
- a CDS encoding sugar phosphate isomerase/epimerase family protein: protein MRLAISNIAWDVQEDQEVANLLRKFNVDAIDIAPGKYFSEPANATKVDIKRVKHWWLDRGIKITGMQALLFGTNGLNIFGSQDIQNALLAHMATICRIGSELGATRLVFGSPKNRDRSGLSDEQALKEAVNFFRRLGDIAFAQGVVICLEPNPKSYGANFMTMSAETANVVRCVDHPAILKHLDTGSITINAESIKTVLAECSHLIGHIHASEPNLVPLGDLNTDHNTLCDTIMSYLPNHVVSIEMLATKNEPHLVSIERALAFAVQHYRPIKGAPV from the coding sequence ATGAGACTTGCCATATCTAATATCGCCTGGGATGTCCAAGAAGACCAAGAAGTTGCAAACCTTTTACGTAAATTTAATGTTGATGCAATTGATATAGCACCTGGAAAATATTTTTCTGAACCAGCCAATGCCACCAAAGTTGATATCAAAAGGGTTAAACACTGGTGGTTGGATCGTGGTATCAAAATCACAGGGATGCAAGCTCTTTTGTTTGGTACAAATGGTTTGAATATATTTGGTTCGCAAGATATCCAGAATGCCTTACTTGCACATATGGCGACAATTTGCCGTATTGGTTCTGAGCTTGGTGCGACTCGCTTGGTGTTTGGATCCCCAAAAAACCGCGACCGTTCTGGCTTAAGTGATGAACAGGCTCTAAAAGAGGCTGTTAATTTTTTCAGGCGTTTAGGTGATATTGCCTTCGCACAAGGCGTTGTGATCTGTTTGGAGCCGAACCCAAAGTCCTATGGGGCGAATTTCATGACAATGAGCGCTGAAACAGCAAATGTTGTGAGGTGTGTTGATCACCCTGCAATTCTTAAGCATTTAGATACTGGCTCAATAACAATAAATGCAGAATCAATTAAAACAGTGCTTGCGGAATGTTCACACTTAATAGGGCATATCCATGCCAGTGAGCCCAACCTTGTGCCACTTGGTGATCTAAATACAGATCACAATACTTTGTGCGATACCATAATGAGCTATCTTCCCAATCACGTGGTATCGATAGAAATGCTTGCTACTAAAAATGAACCGCATCTTGTCTCTATTGAGCGTGCACTTGCTTTTGCTGTGCAGCATTATCGACCAATAAAAGGCGCTCCAGTATGA
- a CDS encoding glycosyltransferase family 2 protein — protein sequence MNIVNKPEKLFQTDCEAWQVPKMDISFWLEKNHAYCVVIPVINEGERIKNLLKRMQASNISAITDIIIVDGGSTDGSLDPEALIQIEVRGLIVKKGLGKLSAQLRCAYSFALNQGYQGIITIDGNDKDDPEAIPRFVDALKDGIDFVQGSRFVSGGVAENTPLLRDFAIRFIHAPCLSLASGFKWTDTTQGFRAYSRRMLLDPKIAPFRDIFYNYELLAYLSYRAPKLGYTCKELATIRRYPAGKVPTKISSFKGNLIVLNTLFCACFGKYNV from the coding sequence ATGAATATAGTAAATAAACCTGAGAAACTTTTCCAAACAGATTGCGAAGCGTGGCAAGTGCCTAAAATGGATATTTCTTTTTGGTTAGAGAAGAATCATGCTTATTGTGTTGTCATACCTGTAATAAATGAAGGCGAACGCATTAAAAATTTATTGAAGCGCATGCAGGCATCCAATATTTCTGCAATTACGGATATTATAATTGTCGATGGTGGAAGTACAGATGGTTCCTTAGATCCAGAGGCGCTAATACAAATAGAAGTTCGAGGGCTGATAGTAAAAAAAGGTTTAGGAAAATTAAGTGCACAATTAAGATGTGCTTATTCATTTGCGCTTAACCAAGGTTATCAAGGAATCATTACTATTGACGGAAATGATAAGGATGACCCTGAGGCGATTCCGCGATTTGTTGACGCGTTAAAAGATGGTATTGATTTTGTTCAGGGATCTCGATTTGTTTCTGGGGGTGTTGCAGAAAACACGCCACTATTGAGAGATTTTGCTATTCGTTTTATTCATGCTCCATGTTTGAGTTTAGCCTCGGGATTTAAATGGACTGACACAACGCAAGGGTTTCGAGCGTATAGTCGTAGAATGCTTCTCGATCCCAAAATAGCGCCTTTTAGGGACATATTTTATAATTACGAGTTGTTGGCTTATTTGTCATATCGTGCACCTAAACTTGGTTACACATGCAAAGAGTTGGCGACCATTAGACGTTATCCTGCTGGTAAGGTTCCAACTAAAATCTCGAGTTTTAAAGGGAATCTCATTGTTCTTAATACTTTATTTTGTGCTTGTTTTGGTAAATATAATGTTTAA
- the tnpA gene encoding IS200/IS605 family transposase, producing MDHKNYQWRTGRSQIYKHYYHLVFVTKYRRHVFIKEILERTKIIFKETCEQLDCELIEFNGEDDHVHILVSIPPKHSVAIVVSKLKGKSSYFIRKEYWAHVKKKLWGDHFWSPSYCSVTCGSAPLEVIKKYIDDQRKPSSEKGVAQSIRERKVRLRAN from the coding sequence ATGGATCATAAAAATTACCAATGGAGAACAGGAAGAAGTCAAATATATAAACATTACTATCATTTAGTATTTGTTACAAAATATAGGCGTCATGTTTTTATAAAAGAAATTCTTGAACGCACAAAAATTATTTTTAAAGAAACCTGTGAGCAACTTGATTGCGAACTGATAGAATTTAATGGCGAAGATGATCATGTACACATTCTTGTCAGTATTCCTCCAAAACATTCTGTTGCTATTGTTGTTAGCAAATTAAAAGGAAAATCTTCTTATTTTATTAGAAAAGAATATTGGGCACATGTTAAGAAAAAATTATGGGGAGATCATTTTTGGAGCCCTAGTTATTGTTCTGTCACTTGCGGTAGCGCACCACTTGAAGTTATTAAAAAATATATTGACGATCAAAGAAAACCATCATCCGAAAAAGGTGTTGCTCAATCTATTCGGGAAAGAAAGGTTCGATTGCGAGCGAACTAA
- a CDS encoding transposase translates to MANCGVKFRAYPTVEQAHTLSQWIGCARVIYNCKVSEDNQNYNIFKNTAEKIFVNQAYSHFKTQEKEWLNQCPSQILRNASATWYTAKQRFFKGLANNPRKKKKGIKDTVLLTNELFKFKDEICNDGVVLKNLIIGTKKNNLGVLKFKAHKDFGNPQQIVIGKKNNTWFVSFCYEVENNVKSEQELLDEYSCLNETSLNDLTMGIDRGIAIPFQTSSQISYDFDEKLKSKIKLKQRRLKKYQKRLSRQKKGSASRNKTKIKIAKIHAKIRNIRHDFCHKVSHSIVNSEAKIFAVEDLKLKNMTKTPQPKQNANGKYLPNMRKAKTGLNRELLSKGLAKTIEFLEYKAKKYNKLVVKVSPHYSSQECAHCGHTHADNRKTQDNFLCLLCGNHDNADVNAAKIIAKRGVQFLLSKPKAKTRTRLGTSRSKAGRGVCKTILEQSNPLIPMTSEARSL, encoded by the coding sequence ATGGCAAATTGTGGTGTAAAATTTAGAGCATACCCAACTGTTGAGCAAGCTCATACACTTTCTCAATGGATAGGTTGCGCTCGAGTGATTTACAATTGCAAAGTGTCAGAGGATAATCAAAATTATAATATTTTTAAAAATACTGCTGAAAAAATATTTGTCAATCAAGCTTATTCTCATTTTAAAACACAAGAAAAAGAGTGGCTAAATCAATGTCCTTCACAAATTTTACGCAATGCGTCTGCAACTTGGTACACTGCAAAACAGCGTTTTTTTAAAGGGTTAGCAAACAATCCTCGTAAAAAGAAAAAAGGAATTAAAGACACTGTTTTATTAACCAATGAGTTATTTAAATTTAAAGACGAAATATGCAATGATGGAGTTGTTTTAAAAAATTTAATTATTGGCACAAAGAAAAATAACTTAGGAGTGTTAAAATTTAAAGCGCATAAGGATTTTGGCAATCCGCAACAAATCGTAATTGGCAAGAAAAATAATACATGGTTTGTTTCTTTTTGTTACGAAGTCGAAAATAATGTAAAATCTGAGCAAGAATTATTAGATGAATATTCTTGTTTAAACGAAACATCGCTCAATGATTTAACCATGGGGATTGATCGTGGTATTGCAATTCCATTTCAAACTAGTAGCCAAATTAGTTATGATTTTGATGAAAAATTAAAAAGTAAAATTAAACTCAAACAAAGAAGGCTAAAAAAATATCAAAAAAGGCTTTCTCGGCAAAAAAAGGGATCTGCAAGTCGAAATAAAACCAAAATAAAAATTGCAAAAATTCATGCTAAAATAAGAAATATTAGGCATGATTTTTGTCATAAAGTTTCTCACTCTATTGTAAATTCAGAAGCAAAAATATTTGCAGTAGAAGATTTAAAACTCAAAAACATGACCAAAACTCCTCAACCTAAGCAAAATGCAAACGGCAAATATTTGCCAAATATGCGCAAAGCCAAAACTGGGTTAAATAGGGAATTGCTATCAAAAGGATTGGCAAAAACAATAGAATTTTTAGAATATAAAGCTAAAAAGTATAATAAACTAGTTGTTAAAGTTTCACCTCATTATTCGAGTCAAGAATGTGCCCATTGCGGCCACACTCACGCCGATAACAGAAAAACACAAGATAATTTCTTATGTTTATTATGCGGAAATCATGACAATGCTGATGTCAATGCAGCAAAAATAATAGCAAAAAGAGGTGTACAATTTCTTTTGTCAAAGCCAAAAGCTAAGACAAGAACTAGGCTAGGGACTAGCCGAAGTAAAGCTGGACGAGGAGTATGTAAGACGATATTAGAGCAATCTAATCCGCTGATTCCTATGACTTCAGAAGCTCGCTCCCTATAG
- a CDS encoding tetratricopeptide repeat protein codes for MADGKSAHLRVVLIDDQLNMRKALYRIFDKTGQYHVDDFPNGQEAIAWLKSHRVDLVITDIYMPNGDGFEVLAYIRGRAMQNDLPVLFISGEATKEDIVRSVDLGVSDYILKPFETQDILNKVAAVIDKYKNPPENIKKLRHAETLFFNGKYDDAKKEFEAIHASSKPTARSLIGLAQTEAELGNIPIALDLVNKAIESNSMYYPAYSAGADILIANNKKVEAIPFLEKELSINGKQAQRRAVLADIYIANQKTAGYKEKALEQMKLALHDDPTNEFLLLKFAQISWTLGNKEKAIHYCMKARRQNPQSTKALMQMANFYIDDGKPNRAINALSDILNKNPNQYDVYLCKARVYERIGKNDKALEDLREIPKTLVTLRLDVFKLQGRIYSKMGKYSEAIAAYEEVVDIEPIADNLARVGLLYIKMKNYRSALGWYEQATDMEPNNSKFIYNLGCCYEALRDKKKALECYEKSIHIDPNAKETQIALARMKGLPLPVFKNSKVNTKSQNKVASADGKQEPPKAS; via the coding sequence ATGGCGGATGGTAAATCAGCACATCTGCGGGTTGTACTTATCGACGACCAGTTAAACATGAGAAAAGCTCTTTACCGTATTTTCGACAAAACGGGGCAATACCATGTGGATGATTTTCCAAATGGTCAAGAGGCGATTGCTTGGTTAAAAAGTCATCGGGTTGATCTTGTGATCACCGACATCTATATGCCTAATGGCGATGGTTTTGAGGTTCTTGCGTATATTCGTGGGAGAGCCATGCAAAATGATCTTCCTGTTTTGTTTATTTCTGGTGAAGCCACCAAAGAAGACATTGTGCGCAGCGTCGATTTGGGGGTCAGTGATTACATTTTAAAACCTTTTGAAACTCAGGATATTCTAAATAAAGTTGCAGCAGTCATTGATAAATATAAAAATCCTCCCGAGAACATTAAAAAATTACGGCACGCAGAAACGCTGTTTTTTAATGGCAAATACGACGATGCAAAAAAAGAATTTGAAGCAATTCATGCGAGTTCAAAACCAACTGCGCGTTCTCTAATTGGTTTGGCACAAACCGAAGCAGAATTGGGAAATATTCCAATAGCGTTAGATTTGGTAAATAAAGCTATAGAAAGTAATAGTATGTATTATCCGGCATATTCGGCTGGTGCTGACATTTTGATTGCAAATAATAAAAAAGTTGAAGCTATCCCCTTTTTAGAAAAAGAATTGAGTATTAATGGCAAACAGGCGCAGCGAAGAGCTGTATTGGCAGATATTTATATAGCAAATCAAAAAACAGCAGGTTACAAAGAAAAAGCCCTTGAACAAATGAAACTTGCTCTGCATGATGATCCAACAAACGAATTTTTACTTTTAAAATTTGCACAAATTTCATGGACTCTTGGCAACAAAGAGAAAGCAATTCATTATTGCATGAAAGCCCGGAGGCAAAATCCCCAAAGTACAAAAGCATTGATGCAGATGGCAAATTTTTATATCGATGATGGCAAACCCAATAGAGCAATCAATGCGCTTTCTGATATTTTAAATAAAAACCCCAATCAGTATGATGTTTATTTATGTAAAGCACGAGTGTATGAAAGAATAGGTAAAAACGACAAGGCACTCGAAGATTTACGAGAAATACCTAAGACTTTAGTTACGTTACGCCTCGATGTCTTTAAACTTCAGGGGCGCATTTACTCAAAAATGGGAAAATATTCTGAGGCTATTGCTGCCTACGAGGAGGTCGTCGATATTGAACCGATTGCAGATAATTTAGCGCGTGTTGGGTTATTGTATATTAAAATGAAGAATTATCGCAGTGCATTAGGATGGTATGAACAGGCAACGGATATGGAGCCAAATAATTCAAAGTTTATTTATAATTTAGGCTGCTGCTACGAAGCCTTGCGTGATAAAAAAAAGGCATTGGAGTGCTATGAAAAGTCAATCCACATTGATCCCAATGCTAAAGAAACCCAAATTGCTTTAGCGCGAATGAAAGGTTTACCTCTTCCGGTCTTTAAGAATTCAAAAGTGAATACCAAATCTCAAAATAAAGTTGCTTCCGCTGACGGAAAACAAGAGCCACCCAAAGCGAGTTAA